From Hartmannibacter diazotrophicus, a single genomic window includes:
- a CDS encoding sulfate/molybdate ABC transporter ATP-binding protein — protein MRIDIRDLTKDFGHTPALHGIDLSIDSGELVALLGPSGSGKTTLLRIVAGLDMPTAGAVFFNHEDAATLTIQERNVGFVFQHYALFRHMTVADNIAFGLRARARGKRPGKTAISLKVEELLDLIQLNGFGDRYPAQLSGGQRQRVALARALAIEPRVLALDEPFGALDARVRKDLRQWLRRIHEQTGHTTLFVTHDQEEALELADRVVVMSNGRIEQVGTPEDIYDRPGSPFVCDFIGDMTRLVVDVRDGAPWIGNYRIDSRLPAAHPDGPAYLYVRPEQVRMSTDMTSGLPATVISRKRTGTSRRIGVRLVDNKALLDATETSDLASVPIGQTVGLQFDGSAIFPQ, from the coding sequence ATGCGCATCGATATTCGTGACCTCACCAAAGACTTTGGCCACACGCCCGCCCTGCACGGCATCGACCTTTCCATCGATTCCGGCGAACTCGTCGCCCTGCTGGGGCCCTCCGGCTCCGGCAAGACCACGCTGCTGCGCATCGTCGCCGGACTCGACATGCCGACCGCTGGAGCCGTCTTCTTCAATCACGAGGATGCCGCAACCCTCACGATCCAGGAGCGCAACGTTGGCTTCGTCTTCCAGCACTACGCCCTGTTCCGGCACATGACGGTGGCCGACAACATCGCCTTTGGCCTCAGGGCGCGAGCCCGCGGCAAGAGACCGGGCAAGACAGCCATTTCCCTGAAGGTCGAGGAACTGCTGGATCTCATTCAACTGAACGGCTTTGGCGACCGCTATCCCGCACAGTTGTCCGGCGGCCAGCGCCAGCGCGTCGCCCTCGCCAGGGCCCTCGCCATCGAGCCCCGTGTTCTGGCATTGGACGAGCCCTTCGGCGCACTCGATGCACGGGTTCGCAAGGACCTGCGCCAATGGCTGCGCCGCATCCACGAACAGACGGGGCACACCACCCTTTTCGTCACCCATGATCAGGAAGAAGCGCTGGAACTCGCGGACCGGGTCGTCGTGATGTCGAATGGCCGCATCGAACAGGTCGGGACGCCAGAGGATATCTATGACCGTCCCGGCTCACCCTTCGTATGCGATTTCATCGGCGATATGACACGACTTGTCGTTGACGTTCGCGATGGCGCTCCCTGGATCGGCAACTACCGGATCGACAGCCGCCTGCCTGCCGCCCATCCGGATGGTCCGGCTTACCTCTATGTCCGGCCGGAGCAGGTCAGGATGAGCACTGATATGACGTCGGGACTGCCGGCAACCGTCATCTCGCGCAAGCGCACCGGAACGTCTCGCAGAATCGGCGTTCGCCTCGTCGACAACAAAGCTCTGCTCGATGCCACGGAAACGTCAGACCTGGCCTCGGTCCCGATTGGCCAAACGGTGGGACTGCAATTCGACGGGTCCGCAATCTTTCCGCAATGA
- the cysW gene encoding sulfate ABC transporter permease subunit CysW, with translation MTDVFAQVHGLVAAHRVKAGPADRVKPKAVPPSPTEESPLVRRAAILLAVGLLMLFLLLPLAAVFIEAFRKGVGPVVAALTEPDGLSAIGLTLIVAAISVPANLAFGIAAAWAIAKFEFKGKAFLITLIDLPFSVSPVVAGLCYVLLYSTTHGWFAGLLGAAGLEIIFAVPGIVLATIFVTFPFIARELIPLMQEQGTAEEEAALSLGTNGFRTFLTVTLPNVKWALLYGVLLCNARAMGEFGAVSVVSGHIRGLTNTMPLHIEVLYNEYQFAAAFAVAALLTLLALVTLALKSLLEWRFAAELSTRHRH, from the coding sequence ATGACCGATGTCTTTGCTCAAGTGCATGGGCTTGTTGCCGCACATCGCGTCAAAGCCGGTCCGGCCGACCGCGTCAAACCAAAGGCTGTTCCGCCGTCCCCGACCGAGGAAAGCCCCCTTGTCCGCCGAGCCGCGATCCTGCTCGCGGTCGGCCTTCTCATGCTCTTCCTGCTGTTGCCGCTCGCCGCCGTCTTCATCGAGGCCTTTCGCAAAGGGGTCGGTCCGGTCGTTGCAGCATTGACCGAACCGGATGGACTCTCGGCTATCGGGCTGACCTTGATCGTTGCGGCCATCTCCGTCCCTGCCAATCTCGCGTTCGGCATCGCCGCCGCATGGGCCATCGCCAAGTTCGAGTTCAAAGGCAAAGCATTTCTGATCACGCTGATCGACCTGCCCTTTTCCGTTTCGCCCGTGGTCGCCGGTCTCTGCTACGTCCTCCTCTACTCGACCACGCATGGCTGGTTTGCCGGCCTTCTCGGCGCAGCCGGTCTTGAGATCATCTTCGCGGTCCCGGGCATCGTGCTCGCCACGATCTTCGTCACGTTTCCCTTCATCGCCCGCGAACTCATTCCGCTCATGCAGGAGCAGGGCACGGCGGAGGAAGAGGCCGCACTGTCGCTCGGCACCAACGGCTTCAGGACGTTTCTGACGGTGACCCTGCCCAACGTCAAATGGGCCCTGCTCTACGGCGTCCTTCTCTGCAATGCGCGGGCAATGGGCGAATTCGGCGCGGTCTCGGTCGTGTCCGGTCACATCCGTGGCCTGACCAACACGATGCCTCTGCATATCGAGGTGCTCTACAACGAGTATCAGTTCGCCGCCGCCTTCGCCGTGGCAGCCCTCCTGACCCTTCTCGCCCTCGTTACACTCGCCTTGAAATCGCTGCTCGAATGGCGTTTTGCCGCCGAGCTTTCCACCCGGCATCGCCACTGA
- the cysT gene encoding sulfate ABC transporter permease subunit CysT: MAIRLVQPSILPGFRLSLGFSLLYLTLIVLLPIAALLVSAAQIDGADFVRLAGDERTLAALRVSFLTAFAAALFDLPFGLLIAWVLVRYDFPGRRLLDAMIDLPFALPTAVAGIALTALYAPNGWIGQFLGPLGIKVAFTPLGIFIALVFVSLPFIVRTVQPVLADLDREVEEASASLGASRFATLTKVVLPPLLPTLLTGFALGLARAIGEYGSVIFIAGNIPYVSEIAPLLIVIKLEEFDYAGATVIAAIMLAISFSMLLLINLLQSWSSRRLGR, from the coding sequence ATGGCCATCAGACTTGTCCAGCCCAGCATTCTGCCAGGCTTCCGGTTGAGCCTCGGTTTCAGCCTCCTCTACCTGACATTGATCGTGCTGCTGCCGATTGCGGCCCTGCTGGTCAGCGCCGCCCAGATCGACGGTGCCGATTTTGTCAGACTTGCCGGTGACGAGCGCACGCTCGCAGCCCTGCGCGTCTCCTTCCTGACCGCTTTCGCGGCGGCACTCTTTGATCTGCCTTTCGGGTTGCTGATCGCCTGGGTGCTCGTCCGCTACGACTTTCCGGGCCGCAGACTGCTCGATGCGATGATCGACCTGCCTTTCGCGCTCCCGACCGCCGTTGCCGGCATCGCATTGACGGCTCTCTATGCCCCGAATGGCTGGATCGGCCAGTTCCTCGGCCCTCTCGGGATCAAGGTCGCCTTTACGCCGCTCGGCATCTTCATCGCGCTCGTGTTCGTCAGCCTGCCGTTTATCGTGCGCACCGTGCAGCCGGTCCTCGCCGACCTCGACCGCGAGGTGGAGGAAGCATCCGCAAGCCTTGGCGCAAGCCGGTTTGCCACCCTGACGAAGGTCGTCCTGCCACCGCTTCTTCCGACGCTGCTCACCGGCTTCGCCCTCGGCCTCGCGCGGGCGATCGGCGAATACGGCTCCGTCATCTTCATCGCCGGAAATATTCCCTACGTCTCCGAGATCGCACCGCTGCTGATCGTGATCAAGCTCGAGGAGTTCGATTATGCCGGTGCGACGGTCATCGCCGCGATCATGCTGGCGATCTCCTTCTCGATGCTTCTCCTCATCAATCTTCTGCAATCCTGGTCGTCCCGGAGGCTTGGCCGATGA